Proteins encoded within one genomic window of Sphingomonas cannabina:
- the purS gene encoding phosphoribosylformylglycinamidine synthase subunit PurS gives MKLRIVVTLKNGVLDPQGKAIEHALAGLGFSGVDQVRAGKVFELDVADGTSDAQIDEMCRKLLANTVIENYRVEKAA, from the coding sequence ATGAAACTCCGCATCGTGGTGACGCTCAAGAACGGCGTGCTCGACCCGCAGGGCAAGGCGATCGAGCATGCCCTCGCCGGCCTCGGCTTCTCCGGCGTGGATCAGGTCCGCGCCGGCAAGGTCTTCGAGCTCGACGTCGCCGACGGCACGTCCGACGCCCAGATCGACGAGATGTGCCGCAAGCTGCTCGCCAACACGGTGATCGAGAATTATCGCGTGGAGAAGGCGGCATGA
- the purQ gene encoding phosphoribosylformylglycinamidine synthase subunit PurQ translates to MKTAVIVFPGSNCDRDLAVALEEVTGKRPDMVWHGETELPDRLGLIALPGGFSYGDYLRSGAMAARSPVMRAVVEAAGRGVPVLGVCNGFQVLTEAGLLPGALMRNAGLDFVCRDVTLTVENSQSLFTSRYRSGETLSVPVAHHDGNFFADDETLDRLEGEGRVAFRYGEAVNGSARSIAGILNAEGNVLGMMPHPERKIEAAHGGTDGRRLFEGLLEAVG, encoded by the coding sequence ATGAAGACAGCGGTGATCGTCTTCCCGGGCTCCAATTGCGACCGGGATCTGGCGGTCGCGCTGGAGGAGGTGACGGGCAAGCGGCCGGACATGGTCTGGCATGGCGAGACCGAGCTTCCCGACCGCCTCGGCCTGATCGCGCTGCCGGGCGGCTTTTCCTACGGCGATTACCTGCGCAGCGGCGCGATGGCGGCGCGCTCGCCGGTGATGCGCGCGGTGGTCGAGGCGGCCGGGCGCGGCGTGCCGGTGCTGGGCGTATGCAACGGCTTCCAGGTACTGACCGAGGCGGGGCTGCTGCCCGGCGCGCTGATGCGCAATGCCGGGCTCGATTTCGTGTGCCGCGACGTCACGCTGACGGTCGAGAACAGCCAGAGCCTGTTCACCAGTCGCTACCGCTCGGGCGAGACGCTGAGCGTGCCGGTGGCGCACCACGACGGCAATTTCTTCGCCGACGACGAGACGCTCGACCGGCTTGAGGGCGAAGGCCGCGTCGCCTTCCGCTATGGCGAGGCCGTCAACGGCTCGGCACGGTCGATCGCTGGCATCCTCAATGCCGAGGGCAATGTGCTCGGCATGATGCCTCACCCCGAGCGCAAGATCGAGGCGGCGCACGGCGGCACCGACGGGCGGCGGCTGTTCGAGGGGCTGCTCGAAGCGGTTGGCTGA
- a CDS encoding EF-hand domain-containing protein produces MRRTLVMAAAGLVLAAPAAAGQKHDLDADKNGQITRAEFDGHVAAQWADKDKNGDGQLTRDEAGAKDAADWTAADTDGNGTLSQAEFTAKKSAWFTRADTDGNGTLSTAEATAAKAAKPRR; encoded by the coding sequence ATGAGGCGGACCTTGGTCATGGCGGCCGCCGGTCTCGTGCTCGCCGCCCCCGCGGCGGCAGGCCAGAAGCACGACCTCGATGCCGACAAGAATGGTCAGATCACCCGCGCCGAGTTCGACGGGCATGTCGCGGCGCAATGGGCGGACAAGGACAAGAACGGCGACGGTCAGCTGACGCGCGACGAAGCCGGCGCGAAGGATGCTGCCGATTGGACTGCCGCGGATACGGACGGCAACGGCACGCTCTCGCAGGCGGAATTCACCGCGAAGAAGTCGGCTTGGTTCACTCGGGCCGATACCGACGGCAACGGTACGCTTTCCACCGCGGAGGCAACGGCAGCAAAGGCCGCAAAGCCGCGTCGTTGA
- a CDS encoding FitA-like ribbon-helix-helix domain-containing protein, whose translation MAVMTIRNIDDAIKNRLRLRAAMHGRSMEDEARDILRSALSTEIPRPRNLGQAIHERFRALGGVDLPDVPRQAIRPPVDFGE comes from the coding sequence ATGGCGGTCATGACGATCCGAAACATCGATGATGCGATCAAGAATCGCCTGCGCCTGCGCGCGGCGATGCACGGCCGCTCGATGGAAGACGAGGCCCGCGATATCCTGCGTTCGGCGCTCTCAACCGAAATCCCGCGGCCTCGCAATCTGGGTCAGGCCATCCATGAGCGCTTTCGTGCGCTAGGCGGCGTCGATCTGCCTGACGTGCCGCGCCAGGCCATCCGGCCGCCGGTGGACTTTGGCGAATGA
- a CDS encoding recombinase family protein — MTSAALRRDEDEAPVAVTARAALYLRVSTGRQAESDLSIPDQRRQIEGYCLSRGWEIAAEFVEPGNTATDDRRPAFQAMIDAAMAKPPTFTVIVVHSFSRFFRDQFQFEFYVRKLAKNGVKLVSITQDLGDDPMSVMMRQIMTLFDEYQSKENGKHTLRAMKENARQGFWNGARAPIGYRVVAAGERGAKIKKKLEVDPIQAETVRRIYRMALNGVDNCGPMGLKSIAAWLNENNIRTRDGGRWGLGAVHQVLTRTTYIGQHRFNTRDHKTRTPKPESEHAVMEVPAIVSEAEFEAVQRSLKARSPKMMPPMAVGGPTLLTGICFCACCGGAMTLRTGTSRVGREYRYYTCSTKARQGAEGCPGITVPMDRLNEAVVDHIEGRLLDPERLEALMDQILERRDEWVNQRREHVADLERRATEAEAKLKRLYDAIENGVIDVTDSSLKDRIAELTATRDQARGDAERALAHVVKIGPAITPESLRAFAAALRKKLRNGDGTFARDQVRAVAQRVEVVSKKEVRIRGLRSELLRTLTAASGVEAAVLGVRSFEPKWRARQDSNLRPRA, encoded by the coding sequence ATGACCAGCGCCGCCCTGCGACGAGATGAGGATGAGGCGCCGGTCGCGGTGACGGCCCGTGCCGCGCTCTATCTTCGCGTCTCCACTGGCAGGCAGGCCGAAAGCGACCTGTCGATCCCCGACCAGCGCCGCCAGATCGAAGGCTATTGCTTGTCACGCGGCTGGGAGATTGCCGCCGAGTTCGTGGAGCCGGGCAACACCGCGACCGACGATCGTCGGCCGGCATTTCAGGCAATGATTGACGCGGCGATGGCCAAGCCGCCGACGTTCACCGTCATCGTCGTCCACAGCTTCTCGCGATTCTTCCGCGATCAGTTTCAGTTTGAGTTCTACGTCCGCAAGCTGGCGAAGAACGGGGTGAAGCTGGTTTCAATCACGCAGGACCTCGGCGACGATCCGATGAGCGTGATGATGCGCCAGATCATGACGCTGTTCGACGAATATCAGTCGAAGGAGAATGGCAAGCACACGCTGCGGGCGATGAAGGAGAACGCACGGCAGGGCTTCTGGAACGGGGCTCGTGCGCCGATCGGCTATCGCGTAGTCGCGGCCGGAGAGCGTGGCGCGAAGATCAAGAAGAAGCTGGAGGTCGATCCGATCCAGGCCGAGACGGTGCGGCGCATCTACCGTATGGCGCTGAACGGCGTCGATAACTGCGGGCCTATGGGCCTAAAGTCGATTGCCGCTTGGCTCAACGAGAACAACATCCGCACCCGCGACGGCGGGCGCTGGGGCTTGGGTGCGGTGCATCAGGTTCTCACCCGCACGACCTATATCGGCCAGCACCGCTTCAACACCCGCGATCATAAGACGAGAACGCCGAAGCCCGAGAGCGAGCACGCCGTTATGGAAGTGCCCGCGATCGTCTCGGAAGCGGAGTTCGAGGCTGTCCAGCGCTCGCTTAAGGCGCGTAGCCCGAAGATGATGCCGCCGATGGCGGTCGGCGGCCCGACGCTGCTCACCGGCATCTGCTTCTGTGCGTGCTGCGGCGGCGCGATGACGTTGCGAACCGGCACCAGCCGAGTGGGGCGTGAATATCGCTACTATACTTGCTCGACCAAGGCGCGGCAGGGAGCGGAGGGTTGCCCTGGCATCACTGTACCGATGGATCGGCTCAACGAGGCCGTAGTCGATCATATTGAAGGCCGGCTGCTCGACCCGGAGCGTCTCGAAGCTCTGATGGATCAGATCCTCGAACGGCGCGACGAGTGGGTGAACCAGCGTCGCGAGCACGTCGCCGACCTTGAACGGCGTGCGACCGAGGCGGAAGCGAAGCTCAAGCGGCTCTATGATGCGATTGAGAACGGCGTCATCGACGTGACCGACTCCTCACTCAAGGATCGCATCGCCGAGCTGACCGCCACGCGAGATCAGGCCAGGGGCGATGCCGAGCGCGCGCTGGCGCATGTCGTGAAAATCGGCCCGGCGATCACGCCGGAGAGCTTGCGCGCCTTTGCGGCCGCTCTGCGCAAGAAGCTGCGGAACGGCGATGGGACGTTCGCCCGCGATCAGGTGCGAGCCGTCGCGCAGCGGGTGGAAGTGGTGAGCAAGAAGGAGGTCCGCATCCGCGGGCTGAGAAGCGAGCTGCTCCGAACGCTAACCGCCGCCTCGGGCGTAGAGGCGGCGGTGCTAGGCGTTCGTAGCTTTGAACCGAAATGGCGCGCCCGGCAGGATTCGAACCTGCGACCACGAGCTTAG
- a CDS encoding surface lipoprotein assembly modifier, protein MRCLALIAAMPLILSTPPAAAQEAVATAPASLQLLAQAEALVQAKRFADAEPLIAALSRSPEMRLQARFLAGYAAAEQGDYKRASELFKAILADNPGQTRVRLELARALIGLGKTASADRQLRIAQQDDDLPPDLARIIRGVREVIRSQRPWRLDMDFGIAPDSNINGATSADRITIQLGEITLPVALDDSIRARSGTGQVASLNAGVRLPVSGKTAMLVDLNGSGSNYRGSEFDDYLVQLAAGPQLNLSDDASLFGQLVGAQRWYGGRSVTRQIGTRLGGQLAVADKTRLGIQFDARRTTALFDRAFSGWQLGLYANAERSVSQSLVVTGGLFARRDLLRTPIYSNAELGGSLGLGGSLPLGISFVLNGVVSHASYDAPLTIFSPDPRKDWRLSGGLSLGARKFNYMGFSPSVQLSYSRTESTLPFFASDRLRLRLALARYF, encoded by the coding sequence ATGCGCTGCCTGGCCTTGATCGCGGCGATGCCGTTGATCCTGTCCACGCCTCCCGCGGCGGCGCAGGAGGCGGTCGCCACGGCCCCGGCATCTCTGCAGCTTCTCGCCCAGGCCGAGGCGCTCGTCCAAGCGAAGCGCTTCGCCGATGCCGAACCGCTGATCGCCGCCCTCTCCCGATCGCCGGAGATGCGGCTCCAGGCCCGCTTCCTCGCCGGCTATGCCGCTGCCGAACAGGGCGACTACAAGCGCGCGTCCGAGCTGTTCAAGGCGATCCTGGCCGACAATCCGGGCCAGACCCGCGTCCGGCTCGAGCTGGCCCGCGCGCTGATCGGGCTCGGCAAGACCGCGAGCGCCGACCGGCAGCTGAGGATCGCGCAGCAGGACGACGATCTGCCGCCCGACCTCGCCCGCATCATCCGCGGCGTGCGCGAAGTGATCCGATCGCAGCGGCCGTGGCGGCTCGACATGGACTTCGGCATCGCGCCCGACAGCAACATCAACGGCGCCACCTCGGCCGACCGGATCACCATCCAGCTCGGCGAGATCACCCTGCCCGTCGCGCTCGACGACTCGATCAGGGCACGCTCGGGCACCGGGCAGGTCGCCAGCCTCAATGCCGGCGTACGGCTGCCGGTGTCGGGCAAGACGGCGATGCTGGTCGACCTCAACGGCAGCGGCAGCAACTACAGGGGCTCGGAGTTCGACGACTATCTCGTCCAGCTCGCCGCCGGCCCGCAGCTCAACCTCTCCGACGACGCGAGCCTGTTCGGCCAGCTCGTCGGCGCGCAGCGCTGGTACGGCGGACGAAGCGTCACCCGTCAGATCGGCACCCGTCTCGGCGGCCAGCTTGCGGTGGCGGACAAGACCCGCCTCGGCATCCAGTTCGACGCACGGCGCACAACGGCGCTGTTCGACCGCGCCTTCAGCGGCTGGCAATTGGGACTCTATGCCAATGCCGAGCGGTCGGTCTCGCAGTCGCTGGTCGTCACCGGCGGCCTGTTCGCCCGCCGAGACCTGCTGCGAACGCCGATCTACTCCAACGCCGAGCTCGGCGGCTCGCTCGGCCTGGGCGGCTCTTTGCCGCTCGGGATCAGCTTCGTGCTGAACGGCGTCGTATCGCACGCGAGTTACGACGCGCCCCTGACGATCTTCTCGCCCGATCCGCGCAAGGACTGGCGGCTCAGCGGCGGTCTGTCGCTCGGCGCCCGTAAGTTCAATTATATGGGCTTCTCCCCCTCGGTGCAGCTCAGCTATTCGCGGACGGAGTCCACCCTCCCCTTCTTCGCCAGCGACCGCCTGCGCCTCCGCCTCGCCCTCGCGCGCTATTTCTGA
- the purC gene encoding phosphoribosylaminoimidazolesuccinocarboxamide synthase, with the protein MARRRQIYEGKAKILYEGPEPGTLIQYFKDDATAFNAQKKGTISGKGVLNNRISEHIFTLLANIGVPTHFIRRLNMREQLIRQVEIVPIEVVVRNVAAGSLSKRLGIEEGTQLPRTIIEYCLKDDALGDPIVSDEHILCFGWASQDELHDIADLAIRVNDFLSGLFAGIGIRLVDFKLEFGRIWDNDYGRIILADEISPDNCRLWDMTTNEKLDKDRFRRDLGGEVEAYQEVARRLGLLPEGADSAVLDLETHRKRRGK; encoded by the coding sequence ATGGCTCGCCGCCGCCAGATCTACGAGGGCAAGGCCAAGATCCTGTACGAGGGTCCGGAGCCGGGCACGCTGATCCAGTACTTCAAGGACGACGCGACCGCCTTCAACGCGCAGAAGAAGGGGACGATCAGCGGCAAGGGCGTCCTCAACAACCGCATCTCCGAGCATATCTTCACGCTGCTCGCCAACATCGGCGTGCCGACGCACTTCATCCGCCGGCTCAACATGCGCGAGCAGCTGATCCGCCAGGTCGAGATCGTGCCGATCGAGGTGGTGGTGCGCAACGTCGCCGCCGGCTCGCTGTCCAAGCGTCTCGGGATCGAGGAAGGCACCCAGCTCCCCCGCACGATCATCGAATATTGCCTGAAGGACGACGCGCTCGGCGACCCGATCGTCAGCGACGAGCATATCCTCTGCTTCGGCTGGGCGAGCCAGGACGAGCTCCACGACATCGCCGACCTGGCGATCCGGGTGAACGACTTCCTCTCGGGCCTGTTCGCCGGGATCGGCATCCGCCTGGTCGACTTCAAGCTCGAGTTCGGGCGGATCTGGGACAACGACTACGGCCGCATCATCCTGGCCGACGAGATCAGCCCGGACAATTGCCGGCTGTGGGACATGACCACCAACGAGAAGCTCGACAAGGACCGCTTTCGTCGCGACCTCGGCGGGGAGGTCGAAGCCTATCAGGAGGTCGCGCGCCGGCTGGGCCTGCTGCCCGAAGGCGCCGATTCGGCGGTGCTCGACCTCGAAACGCACCGGAAGCGCCGCGGCAAGTAA
- a CDS encoding aminoacyl-tRNA deacylase — MTIAPKLRQFLDLRDVTYDLVEHPPTQSAMQSAAEAHIPPNRMAKAVLLETRDGPLLAVLSADRRIELADLRDDIGEKPQLADEDEVSAIFTGCEPGAVPPMGFGVPLIVDMHLSDEPEVYFEAGDHRSLIRLDHGEFMRLTRRARHASFGTPWSLIE; from the coding sequence ATGACCATTGCCCCCAAGCTTCGCCAATTCCTCGACCTCAGGGACGTGACCTACGATCTGGTCGAGCACCCGCCGACCCAATCCGCCATGCAGAGTGCGGCCGAGGCGCATATCCCGCCGAACCGGATGGCCAAGGCTGTACTGCTCGAGACCAGGGATGGACCGCTGCTCGCGGTGCTGTCCGCCGACCGGCGGATCGAACTCGCCGACCTCAGGGACGATATCGGGGAGAAGCCGCAACTCGCCGACGAGGACGAGGTCTCCGCAATCTTCACCGGCTGCGAGCCGGGCGCAGTGCCGCCGATGGGATTCGGCGTGCCGCTGATCGTCGACATGCATCTCTCGGACGAGCCGGAGGTCTATTTCGAGGCCGGCGATCACCGGTCGCTGATACGGCTCGATCACGGCGAGTTCATGCGGCTGACCCGCCGCGCGCGTCATGCGAGCTTCGGCACGCCCTGGTCGCTGATCGAATAG
- a CDS encoding queuosine precursor transporter — protein sequence MSEGAAPAAVDAREVSGGHFRYFDFVMAAFVAILLLSNVIGAGKVATIGGFVFGAGILFFPISYVIGDVLTEVYGYARARRCIWAGFVAVVFMALMSWVVVSLPPAEGWTGQAAYEAVFGQVPRIVFSSVVAFWVGEFVNSFVLAKMKLVTGGRMLWSRTIGSTVFGQAADSLIFYPLAFLGVWPTSQVVTVLVTNWALKVGWEIVLTPVTYAVVGFLKRREGVDVFDRGTDFTPFSARV from the coding sequence ATGAGCGAAGGGGCAGCACCGGCCGCGGTCGACGCGCGCGAGGTTTCGGGCGGGCATTTCCGCTATTTCGATTTCGTGATGGCGGCGTTCGTCGCGATCCTGCTGCTGTCGAACGTGATCGGCGCGGGCAAGGTCGCCACCATCGGCGGATTCGTGTTCGGCGCCGGCATCCTGTTCTTTCCGATCTCCTACGTGATCGGCGACGTCCTGACCGAAGTCTACGGCTATGCCCGCGCGCGCCGGTGCATCTGGGCGGGCTTCGTCGCGGTGGTGTTCATGGCGCTGATGAGCTGGGTGGTGGTGAGTCTGCCGCCTGCCGAGGGCTGGACCGGCCAGGCAGCCTATGAGGCGGTGTTCGGTCAGGTGCCGCGGATCGTGTTCTCCTCGGTCGTCGCCTTCTGGGTCGGCGAGTTCGTCAACAGCTTCGTGCTCGCCAAGATGAAGCTGGTGACCGGCGGCCGGATGCTGTGGAGCCGCACGATCGGATCGACCGTGTTCGGCCAGGCGGCCGACAGCCTGATCTTCTATCCGCTCGCCTTCCTCGGCGTCTGGCCGACGAGCCAGGTGGTGACGGTGCTGGTCACCAACTGGGCGCTGAAGGTCGGTTGGGAGATCGTGCTGACCCCCGTCACCTATGCGGTGGTCGGCTTCCTCAAGCGCCGCGAGGGCGTCGACGTGTTCGACCGCGGCACCGACTTCACCCCTTTCTCGGCGCGGGTATGA
- a CDS encoding TonB-dependent receptor domain-containing protein → MLQDIDTRDSQYVLANEEALTRDNTVAEPTDNDFRMAQLSVEGKLGSLRLVSATSFVDQGFDYALDASDAATSFGLAGTARFEDNRAYSIFNQELRLSPAGKSRWLVGASYLRATTKGASVISGDTGASQTVETLDRRTTEYALFGEATWRLFTRIDATVGARLSRSVSRDFATRQSGQQSLRRDRTLVSPNVSLSLPLDDGQGIVYLRYARAKRPGGLAPSSENATGVYKADKLGTIDLGIRRTVAEERLSFSSSAYYTRWDRIQSDYLLPNGLVSTRNAGRASIFGFEASLDWQPGEGIRIAAGGAVQHARLTRAPDGTELDDRRVPVVPALTGRLSVAKTISLSAWHGQAAVQANYIGNARLSFDSDLDRPMGNYTDLSAHAELSRGAWTIGARLNNLLDIQGDSFAFGNPFSIRKRQQFTPVRPRTVILSVTHSF, encoded by the coding sequence ATGCTGCAGGATATCGACACGCGCGACAGTCAATATGTCCTGGCGAACGAAGAGGCACTGACCCGCGACAACACTGTCGCCGAGCCCACCGACAACGACTTCAGGATGGCCCAGCTCTCCGTCGAGGGGAAGCTCGGCAGCCTGCGGCTCGTCTCTGCCACCAGCTTCGTGGACCAGGGATTCGATTATGCCCTGGATGCCAGTGATGCTGCTACGAGCTTCGGACTGGCCGGCACCGCTCGGTTCGAGGACAACCGCGCCTACTCGATCTTCAATCAGGAGCTTCGCCTGTCGCCGGCCGGCAAGAGCCGGTGGCTGGTCGGGGCCTCCTACCTGCGAGCGACAACCAAAGGCGCCTCCGTCATTAGCGGAGACACGGGAGCATCACAGACCGTCGAGACACTGGATCGGAGGACGACGGAATATGCTCTTTTCGGGGAGGCGACATGGCGCCTCTTCACGAGGATCGATGCGACCGTCGGCGCGCGCCTCTCCCGATCCGTTTCCCGGGATTTCGCCACCCGGCAATCCGGACAACAATCGCTCAGGCGCGACAGGACGCTGGTGTCGCCCAATGTTTCGCTCTCCCTGCCGTTGGACGACGGTCAGGGCATCGTTTATCTGCGTTATGCGCGCGCGAAGCGCCCGGGCGGATTGGCTCCATCCAGCGAGAATGCGACGGGCGTGTACAAAGCCGACAAGCTGGGCACGATCGATCTGGGCATTCGACGGACGGTGGCCGAGGAGCGCCTATCCTTTTCGTCTAGCGCCTATTACACCCGCTGGGACAGGATCCAGTCGGACTATCTGCTGCCTAATGGCCTCGTCTCCACACGCAACGCCGGACGGGCCTCCATTTTCGGGTTCGAAGCCAGTCTGGACTGGCAACCGGGCGAGGGAATCCGCATCGCAGCCGGAGGTGCCGTACAGCATGCGCGTCTGACCCGCGCACCGGACGGAACCGAACTGGACGACCGTCGCGTACCGGTCGTGCCGGCCCTCACCGGAAGACTGTCGGTTGCCAAGACGATCTCGCTGTCAGCTTGGCACGGACAGGCAGCCGTGCAGGCCAATTACATCGGCAACGCGCGCCTGAGTTTCGACAGCGACCTGGATCGGCCGATGGGGAACTACACCGACCTTTCGGCGCACGCGGAGCTTTCGAGAGGAGCCTGGACCATCGGCGCCAGGCTCAACAATCTCCTCGACATACAGGGAGACAGCTTTGCTTTCGGCAATCCCTTTTCAATCAGGAAGAGGCAGCAGTTCACCCCCGTGCGTCCACGGACTGTCATTCTGTCCGTGACGCATAGTTTCTAG
- a CDS encoding DUF2274 domain-containing protein, producing the protein MTKLKLGPLADDRPVKLTVELPAAVHRDLAAYASALAAETGGEAVTPEKLVAPMLARFMASDRGFVRRRRDAKG; encoded by the coding sequence ATGACGAAATTGAAGCTGGGGCCACTCGCCGACGACCGGCCGGTGAAGCTCACCGTGGAACTTCCCGCCGCCGTCCACCGCGATCTCGCAGCCTATGCCAGCGCGCTGGCGGCGGAGACCGGGGGCGAGGCCGTGACGCCGGAGAAGCTGGTTGCGCCGATGCTCGCGCGGTTCATGGCGAGTGACCGCGGATTTGTGCGCCGACGGCGTGACGCAAAAGGCTGA
- a CDS encoding LysR family substrate-binding domain-containing protein: MLGHNSSVAAGNLRATLMSWHEAHPDVEVECIEANRSVLLAGLDTGEIDVAILMGAASHNGFRCEPLWSERMLVALPVSHPLAERDVVHWTDLRGERFLLPVGDPGPEMRDMLLGRLSVSGAKPDIRMHRSSRETILSILGGSSGVSIVCEGSTGAHYPEVIYRPIHGEQGPALAGCSGYWRDDNSNPAMRRFLGFIKTRYALSFDSSLKTQ; the protein is encoded by the coding sequence ATGCTTGGGCACAACAGCTCGGTTGCAGCGGGCAACCTTCGTGCGACGCTGATGAGTTGGCATGAGGCGCATCCCGACGTCGAGGTAGAATGCATCGAGGCCAATCGCAGCGTTTTACTCGCCGGTCTCGACACCGGCGAAATCGACGTTGCGATCCTGATGGGTGCAGCCAGTCATAACGGATTCCGATGCGAGCCGTTGTGGAGCGAACGAATGCTGGTCGCGCTACCGGTATCTCATCCGCTCGCGGAACGAGACGTGGTTCACTGGACCGATCTCAGAGGCGAGCGCTTCCTGTTGCCTGTCGGCGATCCCGGTCCGGAGATGCGCGACATGCTGCTTGGACGGCTGTCGGTGTCCGGCGCCAAGCCTGACATCAGGATGCATCGGTCGAGCCGCGAGACGATCCTGAGCATCCTCGGCGGCAGTTCCGGTGTGAGCATCGTCTGCGAGGGGTCGACGGGCGCGCATTATCCTGAGGTTATCTATCGACCAATACACGGCGAACAGGGGCCAGCGCTGGCGGGCTGTTCAGGCTATTGGCGCGATGACAACAGCAATCCCGCAATGCGGCGATTTCTCGGATTCATCAAGACGAGATATGCGCTGTCTTTTGATTCATCTCTGAAAACACAGTAA
- a CDS encoding TrbI/VirB10 family protein produces the protein MSDPIYTPSAAPAAPRSDSQAFQLRGDPPRVMRLSRKALAVVGVAAGLGIGGSLIYALKPAGERQAEELYNTESRPTAETITSGPRDYAQAPRLGPPLPGDLGGPIVSAQQRGENVPVPPVGAQPGQPDPRAQAAEAARQRTQQERDAARTSGVFLGGSSANAGGTAAAPTLALPDPAAQQPQQAAAQGDQAAKRAFMAQASNQRTVSVERLVAPASPNIVQAGAVIPAALITGIRSDLPGQITAQVTANVYDSPTGRILLIPQGARLIGEYDSEVAAGQTRVLLAWDRLIMPDGRSIVLERQPGADGAGFAGLQDRVNQHWGNLLRAAAVSTLLGVGAELGADSEDDLTRALRRGSQDTINQTGQQIVRRQLNVQPTLTIRPGHPLRVVITRDLVLEPIGATR, from the coding sequence GTGAGCGATCCGATCTACACTCCGTCTGCTGCGCCCGCCGCGCCGCGCTCCGATAGCCAAGCCTTTCAGCTTCGCGGCGACCCGCCGCGCGTCATGCGTCTGTCACGCAAAGCGCTCGCCGTCGTCGGCGTCGCCGCTGGCCTCGGCATCGGCGGCTCGCTGATCTACGCACTCAAGCCTGCCGGCGAGCGGCAGGCCGAGGAACTCTACAACACCGAGAGCCGACCCACGGCCGAGACCATCACGTCCGGGCCGCGCGATTATGCGCAGGCGCCCCGGCTGGGTCCGCCGCTTCCCGGCGATCTCGGTGGCCCGATCGTTTCCGCCCAGCAGCGCGGCGAGAATGTGCCGGTGCCGCCGGTCGGCGCACAGCCGGGGCAGCCCGATCCGCGTGCTCAGGCGGCTGAGGCCGCGCGCCAGCGCACGCAACAGGAGCGCGACGCCGCCCGCACGAGCGGCGTGTTCCTCGGCGGCAGCTCGGCCAATGCTGGCGGAACTGCCGCAGCGCCGACGCTGGCGCTGCCCGATCCGGCCGCCCAGCAGCCACAGCAGGCCGCAGCGCAGGGCGACCAGGCCGCCAAGCGCGCCTTCATGGCCCAAGCGTCCAATCAGCGCACGGTGAGCGTCGAGCGGCTCGTGGCGCCAGCGTCACCCAACATCGTGCAGGCCGGCGCCGTCATTCCGGCCGCGCTCATCACCGGCATCCGTTCCGACCTGCCCGGCCAGATCACCGCGCAGGTCACGGCCAACGTCTACGACAGCCCCACAGGCCGCATCCTGCTCATTCCGCAGGGTGCGCGGCTCATCGGCGAATATGACAGCGAGGTCGCCGCCGGGCAGACCCGCGTGCTGCTTGCCTGGGATCGCCTCATCATGCCGGATGGGCGCTCGATCGTTCTCGAGCGCCAGCCCGGCGCGGATGGTGCAGGGTTCGCAGGACTACAGGACCGCGTGAACCAGCATTGGGGCAATCTGCTCCGGGCGGCCGCCGTCTCGACGCTGCTCGGCGTCGGCGCTGAGCTGGGCGCGGACAGCGAAGACGACCTGACCCGCGCCCTGCGCCGCGGATCGCAGGATACCATCAATCAAACTGGCCAACAGATCGTGCGACGGCAGCTCAACGTGCAGCCGACGCTCACCATCCGGCCGGGCCACCCGTTGCGCGTGGTCATCACCCGCGACCTGGTGCTCGAACCCATCGGAGCGACGCGATGA
- a CDS encoding type II toxin-antitoxin system VapC family toxin: MIVLDTNVISELMRREPERRVLAWMAEQPMAGVFTTTLTQAEIFYGLALLPEGRRRDDLLAAARPMFDVDLAGRVLPFDSDAALAYPDIAAGRKQGGKPISQIDAQIAAIVRSRGARLATRNVRDFADCGITVVDPWGEA, translated from the coding sequence ATGATCGTCCTCGACACCAACGTCATTTCCGAGCTGATGCGACGCGAACCCGAGCGGAGGGTCTTGGCGTGGATGGCAGAGCAACCAATGGCGGGCGTGTTCACGACCACGCTGACGCAGGCCGAAATCTTCTACGGTCTGGCGCTGCTTCCCGAGGGACGTCGCCGGGACGACCTGCTGGCGGCTGCGCGCCCGATGTTCGATGTCGATCTGGCCGGGCGTGTCCTGCCGTTCGATAGCGATGCAGCCCTTGCGTACCCGGACATCGCCGCCGGGCGGAAACAGGGTGGCAAGCCGATCAGCCAGATCGATGCACAGATTGCGGCGATCGTGCGCTCGCGCGGCGCGCGGTTGGCGACTCGCAACGTCCGTGATTTCGCCGATTGCGGAATCACGGTTGTCGATCCGTGGGGCGAAGCATGA